Genomic DNA from Scylla paramamosain isolate STU-SP2022 chromosome 12, ASM3559412v1, whole genome shotgun sequence:
aatattatttcttttcaccGGTTTTAAACTCCTAATAGATTAAATCGCTTAAACCTATAGCGTTTCAATATCTTTATTATAATCCCAACACAAACGACAAAACAATATTTGTACGTATTTATACAAAATAGAAATAGTGAGGACAGGCAATCTTGCCTTTTATATTAGCGTAGTATAATAGAGAtgactgcatgtgtgtgtatgtgtgtgtgtgtgtgtgtgtgtgtgtgtgtatatatatatatatatatatatatatatatatatatatatatatatatatatatatatatatatatatatatatatatatatatatatatatatatatatatatatatatatatatatatatatatatatatatatatatatatatatatatatatatatatatatatatatatatatatatatatatatatatatatatatatatatatatatatatatatatatatatatatatatatatatatatatatacagtgaatGCACTAAGGTCCACCGACACAATGATTAACATTTTATCAAAATAAGCATAAGGAGACAATCGCCAACCCACACCTATTACaacatcccttccctctccacagCTACAACTCGGACACTCAAGAAAACGACATCGCTGTGCTGAAGCTGGACAGACCGACGACCTTCAACGACATCATCTTGCCGGCGTGTCTGCCTCCGCCAGGCGTTTTTTACGAGGGGCGAAGCGGCTACgtgacaggtgagggggtgaggaaatgtgagagagggagaggggaaaaaagaggaagtacaGGAAAACAACGGGCTAGGAAGGAATAGTGGAGGAAATGCATCAAGCGAGAATAATGAAGGAGCGTTATTGAAGGAGATACAATAAGAGAGGGCGGTGGTGGAAGATATATTCTACGTACTGTACGTATTTCATAGTTTCAGAATCACGAAATATAGGTATAGTGAGTCGTACATAAAAGTTATAGCATGTCAAGGGATTTTAAAAAAGAATGGCGAAGGTTCGATAATCGTTAAGTTTCAAGATCATAATGCATTATAGGTGGAGTGCATTGTAAGTAAGATTTGTAGCATTTAAAGCATCGTGATAATTCGGCAAGGTACGGTGAATGGTTCAGGGATTACAAATCACGTATAAGTTGCTGTTACAATGAGCTCATCTTTCGTCAGGTTGGGGAACCATCCACTTCGGCGGTCCTGTCAGCTCGGTCCttcaggaggtggtggtgcccgTCTGGTCTCGCCAAGACTGCTCGAATGCCTATCCTGGGAAGGTGTTCCCTGGCATGATGTGCGCTGGACTCAAGACTGGCGGCAAGGACTCGTGCCAGGTGAGTGATAGGTCGCAAAAATGGGACAGGAGGTAAGTGTTTGATCGTATCTGGAAACTGTGTGCCTAAAGATGGCAACGATCTAAACTAGGGCATTTTTGTttcacagtaaaaataaaatgtctctATTACGTATAGTAACTTTGGTTTCCTCCCTGCAGGGTGACTCCGGGGGCCCCTACCAAATCCAGGACACGAAGACTCGGCGCTGGTACGTGGCCGGCGTCGTGTCGTGGGGCATCCAGTGCGCTCAGCCTGAGAACCCGGGCGTGTACACCGAGGTGGCGCAGTACATCGACTGGATCAAGGCCAACGCTGTTTTCTAGCCCGCCCGCCATCAACAGGAGGTGGAAACATtgcaacaaataataataagatagaaaatgaaaactgaacCACTAAAAATCTGTCAGTTAAGACCAATCTGAACATAAATCTCAATAATCAATAGACACGGATTGAGATGTAATAGATTTGTTGACAGagttaaataatttttttaaaatAATATTCTATCAAGCAATAATATTTTCAGGAACTGACAGGCACAGACTGTTCTAAACTATGTAGCACGTATgtgcatgtacacacacacacacacacacacacacacacacacacacacacacacacacacacacacacacacacacatataaccaATGATCTTTGTTATTAACCAATGAAGTGCATTACATAATGACATCGGGGTATCTGAAGTAGATGATGCATCGTATCGGTGTCAACACAGCACCTCCACTCAGGACTGCTTTCCTTTGTGCTCGCATACATAAGGACTGTTGAAATTTCTGTTGTACGTTGTTTATCTTCAATAAATAAGATATATTTACATCTCGTAGCCTCTCATCCTCACCTGCCGAGGCACAGAGACGCGACAAGTTCGTGAGGCGACGAGCCCCGCCAGGAGCAGTGTGGCAGTGCTACGACAGGGTCTCGTTGGAAAAGAAACAGTGGCTGTAGATCATGGGCCCGTGCTTGTTTCTGATGAAGGGGTAGCTGTTCCGCTCACTGAActgaagcagcaccaccacgtAGGTGAACATCACACCTGACAACTTCACATAGGTGCGGGCCGACAGgctgagaaggaaaaatatagcgGCACTTGAGGATCTCGTTATCACCTGTTGTTATTCTTCCACTAAGAGCTAAGAGCGCATCTGGTCTGATCTATGTGCGGCCATGACGCTTCACACATCGCACACACATCCTCTTGCTCAAGGAGGACAGCTAATTCTCGCTCATTTTTTAAAACCTTTGTGATTTCAGTGGCCGTAAACAGATCGGGACGTTACCAAGAACTAGcgaacaatgtgtgtgtgtgtgtgtgtgtgtgtgtgtgtgtgtgtgtgtgtgtgtgtgtgtgtgtgtgtgtgtgtgtgtgtgtgtgtgtgtgtgtgtgtgtgtgtgtgtgtgtgtgtgtgtgtgtgtgtgtgtggttaaaaGATCGAaacttttttcctgctttttacACTAACGAATATTTAAAGTTAAACTAATTAAGGTAATGGGTTCATACACCGTAAATGGGAGTTCAGTCTCTGTTTTAAGTGacctttccacttttttttgttagtgtgtgtgtgtgtgtgtgtgtgtgtgtgtgtggtagcctCACTTTTCCATGCCCCAGTTCTTGACAGCGAGGGGCGTGGCGCTGAGACGAGTGGCCAGTTCGGAGAGGACCTCAGAAGACGGCGTTCCCAACCCGGCCTCATATGCTGCCTCCCTCACGGCTGCCAGAAGGTTTTCTCTCTGCCATGTACCACAACAAGTcattctctccactcctctccccttacctcccctaTCTTCTCTCCCACAACACCCTAAAGCACGAATCTAAGGTGGTTGCTTCTAATGCTGATGGTGGAGATGtattaactattattattaatgtcgAATCTCCCTGACAACAGCATTTTCACTATAATGTTGTGAACTTGGCTAGAACGTCCGTGATTTTTGTTAATATGTTCAGTTATGATGTTCATGTGACGGGATAGGGATAAATACATCCAACAGCACGGAAAGAAgagcaaaaggaaggaagaaaggaaggaaggtaggaaggaaggtaggaagaaaataaggaagggtggatggatagatggaaggatgaaggaattgctgaatgaatgaatgaatgaatgaagaaagaaaggaaggaaggaaggaaggaaggaaggaagaaaggcgagaagagaaggagaaaagataataaaagaagaaaaaaaaaggactacgAGTAAGTGGGTGACTCCAGCACTCACCGCACAGATGACACTCTGGCCCACCTCGCACAGGTGGTAGAAGCGCGCCAGCACCTCAGTGAGGGGCAACATGATCAACACCACCAGCTTCGCGCAGTCCCCTCCGAAGTCCTCTATCGCCCAGAAGATGAACATGAAGGACAGCGAGTTGACCAGCAGCCCAACCAGCCGTAAGTGTAGACGTGCGCTGAACATCTGTGGGAGCCAAGCCGTAATTCATGTGTCGCTTAATAGGTACGAGTATAGTTAAGTCCTGCACCTTGGGATGCTGCGCAGGTCCATGTATGCAAGACTCTGTGGAAGGCTGAAAGTGCAGTGCTAAAATACATAATGACATATGCACACTACTAGTGATCCATATGGataggctgctgctgctgcctttttttttttttatgtaagaggaacactggccaagggcaacaaaaaaaaaaaaaaaaaaaaaaaaaaaaaacactgagatgccagcagtcccagaaaagggtccaaagcggtagtaaaaatttggaggataagtgtcttgaaacctccctcttgcaggaattcaagtcacaggaaggtggaagcacagaagcaggcagggagtttcagagtttaccagagaaggggatgaatgattgagaatactggttaacttttgcattaaagaggtggacagaataggggtgagagaaagaagaaagtcttgtgcagcgacgccgcgggaggaggagaagcatgcagttagcaagatcagaagagcagttagcatgaaaatagcggtagaagatagctagagatgcaacgttgcggcgatgagagagaggctgaagagagtcagttaaaggagaggagctgatgagacgaaaagcttttaattccagcctgtctagaagagcggtatgagtggaaacccctcccccaaaacatgtgaagcatattccatacatggatggataagacccttgtacagagcagctggggaggggggaggggtgagaaaaactggtggagacgtctcagaacgcctaacttcatagaagctattttagttagtgataagatgtgaagtttccagttcagattttaTGTAAAGGAcaaactgaggatgttcagtgtagaagagggggagttgagtgtcactgaagaagagggaatagttgtctggaaggttatgtcgagttgatagatggaggaattgagtttttgaggcattgagcaataccaagtttgctctgccccaatcagaaattttagaaagattagaagtcaggcgttctgtggcttccctgcgtgaaatgtttacttcctgaagtgtttgttggacgcctatgaaaaaacgtggaaaagtgcagggtggtatcatcagcgtaagagtgaacaggacaagaagtttggtttagaaagtcattgatgaatattaagaagagagtgggtgacaggacagaaccctgaggaataccactgttaatagatttagtagcaatagaacagtcagaaaggaaacttgagatgaagttacagagagaaggatagaagccgtaggagggtagtttggaaatcaaagctttgtgccagactctatcaaaagcttttgatatatccaaggcaacagcaaaagtttcaccaaaaatctctaaaagaggatgaccaagactcagtaaggaaagccagatcaccagtacagcggccttgacggaacccatacccatcagattgtgaagtgatggatgtttaagaatattcctgttgaggatagattcaaaaactttatattgacaggaaattaaagcaataggacggtagtttgagggattagaacggtcaccctttttaggaacaggttgaatgtaggcaaacttccaacaagaaggaaaggtagatgttgacagacagagttgaaagagtttgactaggcaaggtgcaagcacggaggcacagtttcggagaacagtaggagggatcccttcaggtccataagcattccgaggatttaggccagcgagggcatggaaaacatcattgtaaggaattttaataggtagcatgaagtagtcagaggatggaggagagggaggaacaagcccagaatcgtccaaggtagagtttttagcaaaagtttgagcgaagagttcagctttagagatggatttgaataaaaggagggaaaaaaagaagaaacaaagttattggagatatttttggctagatgccagaagtcacgaggggagttacatcttggaagattttgatactttctattaatgaaggagtttttggctagttggagaacagacttggcatggttccggccagaaatataaagtgcatgagattctggtgttggaaggcttaagtaccttttgtggaccacctctctatcatgtatagctgtgttaaaccaaggtttggaagatttaggtcgagaaaaagagtgaggaatgtacgcctgcatgccagacactatcacctccgttatgcgctcggcacacaaagacgggtctctgacacggaagcagtagtcattccaaggaaaatcagcaaaatacctcctctagtccccccaactagcagaggcaaaacgccagaggcacctccgcttagggggatcctgaggagggattggagcgataggacaagatacagatatgagattgtgatcagatgAGCCcgacggagaagagagggtgacagcataagcagaaggattagaggtcagaaaaagataaaaaatgttgggtgtatctccaagacggtcagaatacgagtagggtgttgcaccaattgctctaggtcgtgaaggatagcaaagttgaaggctagttcaccaggatggtcagtgaagggagaggaaacccaaagctggtggtgaacattgaagtctccaagaatggagatctctgcaaaagggaagagagtcagaatgtgctccactttggaagttaagtagtcaaagaatttcttatagtcagaggagttaggtgagaggtatacaacacagatacatttggtttgagagtgactctgtagtcatagccagatggtggaaaactcggaagattcaagagcatgggcacgagagcaggttaggtcattgcgcacataaacgcaacatccagctttggatcgaaaatgaggatagagaaagtaggagggaacagaaaagggtctactgtcagttgcctcagacacctgtgtttcagtgacgaaaagaagatgaagtttaaagaggagagattgtgttctacagattgaaaattagatctaagaccgcgaatgttgcaattCGCCTTATGGAATAACTTAGCGTTACTGTGTGCTCGTCGTGCTTGTGGTGCTGATACTCttgaaagtaaatatataattattgaaTTAACTATTTAGATTATTATCAAAACTGAGCCCTTCCACTGACTGCGCGTCGCCCAACACAGGGCTAACTCACTTTGTTGAACATTTTAAAGAGCTCCGCCATGTGATGCCAATCGCTCATCACTCGCTGAGCGCCCTCCAGCGTCCACACTTCGCGACTCTCCACCTCCTCGGCTAGCATGACAATGGCCTGACGAAGCATCTTGACCATACTGCCCATGTAGCCGTCCAGCGCAGCGGGCACGAGACTCACCGTCACGATGGAAGGGGTGAATAGGAATTTCTGCCAGCCTATGAACAAAATCAATGAGCACGAAGCGATCATCAGAGGAAAGACGAAAGTCCACATCACGCGCAGGAAGATGCAACCGAACACAGGCACCTTCAAGCTGCCCGCAGCCTCCAGGAACTTGACCATGTCGTGCCTGTAGCGAGCAACGTGGATGTAGGAGTACACGCAGTAGAAGAATCCATAAATGTAGGGGAGCATCATCACCTTGTACCAGAAGTGTGGGTTCTGGAACATGGATACGACGGCCGGTGGGATGGACAGGAGGCACACCAGTCCCAACACCACGAAGGACGCCACCGCCCACCGGCAGATGACGAAGACGCCGTCGTGGCCGCGGCGCACGAGATGGAGGCCCATGATGTTGGATAATGTCAAATAATATTTCAGCATATTCTCTAAGGTTTGCTTCTGTTTACTGTACTGTTTGGAATTACATTTTTGCACACTGAGTCCAATTATGCACTTGATCTTGTTAAGCTtaccttctttctcatttttctcagcATTTATCTGCAAGCGCGGTGATTCAAATGCTGTTTTTGCACAGGAGGAAGCCATGACTTCTCGGTAATGGAGTTTGCCTGTCTGCGCCACGACAGGTACTGTCATCAGGCTGGTTACTAAGACCCATCGTGCTGGGGGCGCCACCAGCAGCCGTATCACAGGCACATAAACAAGCGCCTCGTCCCTGAGAGCTCCACAaacattcctctccttttcagtATACACATGGAACGAGGTCTGTAGTGAGTCATGAAGCTGAGGTGTGTCGTGTGTTAGGGTGAGACCAAGGTCAAAGAATGTCGCAAGATTATGGTGACAAGTTCAAGTATTTCAATTCTAGTGCCATGTTAAGCGATTTGATTTAGTGATTTTAACATTCTCTGTGGTTGTAAGTTTTCGTGATGTTAGTCTCGACTGAGGAGGTTACTAATGCCATTACGTAACATGTATGCTTCGATCAATGGATCCATTACTAATCTTCATGCTATCATAATGATTCAACAGATTTTAAAGGTTCTCCTGATAAAAACGATTCCTCTTGAGGGTGAGTGGCGAGCAGCGGAGTCGAATGTACGAGTATTGGTGTGGTCTCTGCCTGACTCGTGAGTGTTTAGTGCTTGAAATTGTCTTGACTAGTTGGCGAGTGAGTATCCGTATCGCACTTCTTTAAATAACACGCAATGATTCCAAGAAATTTGTTTCCCCGTACGTGTTCAGTACTCAATGTTACTCAGG
This window encodes:
- the LOC135105856 gene encoding uncharacterized protein LOC135105856, yielding MFSARLHLRLVGLLVNSLSFMFIFWAIEDFGGDCAKLVVLIMLPLTEVLARFYHLCEVGQSVICARENLLAAVREAAYEAGLGTPSSEVLSELATRLSATPLAVKNWGMEK